A part of Cryptococcus neoformans var. grubii H99 chromosome 6, complete sequence genomic DNA contains:
- a CDS encoding polycomb protein EED: protein MPTRSESARSTIGFDSEATHSPPSSAEQESRWYRRDAGNSKQRWTSHPYVIHSIIHQGDSLTNDLDRYDDVKFWPFVGALRPWKRPDGLDQWKWDDFEDTVALCGLNKLMIGKCEANQPWRVVLDMSFEDDTLYTLAWTYHPFTCHPLIAVAGANALIYIIDIITKRCIRTLKGHGDEILCLAFAPLNPHILASTSSDRSTRIWNILGSDAPSPPPGDLPTENYPMADADEGNVIVAVLAGEGKGGHRAYVVSCAFHPTKRAIATCGMDYTAKIWPLPPFPDPSPVPIPTPLGYRPIIMYFPLFSTSRLHYGFLDWIEWITDDILIIRGDKVMVTWQWLSYSRYFREDEYAPLSMEPASYSDYSDSGSFMVVSRVNTLTDMWFRHPHLHRGFHPTPADLARFPNSRNMVTDPLLACPHQMDPREMRKHWYPEVRLYNFLMARDGRPPRPITELRPSKPEIYNVSVDLEEENSEGSKIRKKTSTGQVIKRKYITSPDEKNEARSAAGSAHNSLLVPWRLRPTTSPWPKNREPWLKSQYRTGICNVTISPRGARWIVGVGEGMSIFIWRMKD from the exons ATGCCCACAAGATCAGAATCCGCTCGGAGTACAATAGGTTTTGACTCAGAAGCTACAcattctcctccctcgTCCGCCGAACAGGAATCCAGATGGTACAGAAGGGATGCCGGCAACTCAAAACAGCGCTGGACCTCGCACCCTTATGTCATACATTCTATAATACAC CAAGGCGATTCACTTACCAATGACCTGGATCGATACGACGACGTCAAGTTTTGGCCGTTCGTAGGAGCTTTAAGACCATGGAAAAGGCCTGACGGCTTAGACCAGTGGAAATGGGACGATTTTGAGGACACCGTGGCGCTCTGCGGGCTTAACAAG TTAATGATAGGCAAGTGCGAGGCTAACCAACCCTGGAGAGTAGTATTGGACATGAGTTTTGAAGAT GATACTCTCTACACGCTTGCTTGGACCTATCATCCCTTCACCTGTCATCCACTTATTGCCGTCGCAGGTGCGAATGCCTTGATCTACATCATAGACATAATCACAAAACGATGTATCAGGACTCTGAAAGGCCATGGAGAT GAAATCCTTTGCCTCGCTTTCGCCCCTCTGAACCCACATATTTTGGCCTCGACATCGAGTGATCGATCGACAAGAATATGGAATATTCTGGGCTCGGATGCGCCATCGCCACCTCCTGGTGATCTTCCTACTGAAAATTATCCAATGGCAGATGCCGATGAAGGTAATGTTATTGTCGCTGTACTAGCAGGcgaagggaaaggaggacATCGTGCCTATGTGGTCTCATGT GCTTTTCACCCCACGAAGAGGGCCATCGCTACCTGCGGTATGGATTATACAGCCAAAATTTGGCCTCTACCACCTTTCCCTGATCCGTCACCAGTTCCGATCCCGACCCCTCTTGGCTATCGACCGATAATTATGTACTTTCCCCTCTTTTCCACAAGTCGCCTTCATTACGGCTTTCTGGACTGGATCGAATG GATAACGGATGACATTCTTATCATACGTGGTGATAAGGTGATGGTGACATGGCAATGGCTAAGCTACTCCCGATACTTCAGAGAAGACGAGTACGCACCTCTGAGCATGGAACCGGCTTCTTACAGTGATTATTCTGACTCTG GATCATTTATGGTTGTTAGCCGTGTCAACACGTTGACCGATATGTGGTTCCGTCATCCGCATCTCCATCGTGGTTTTCACCCTACCCCTGCAGATTTGGCTCGCTTTCCGAACAGTCGTAATATGGTCACTGACCCACTCCTCGCTTGCCCGCATCAGATGGACCCCagggagatgagaaaaCACTGGTATCCCGAGGTTCGTTTGTATAACTTCTTGATGGCAAGAGACGGAAGACCCCCTCGACCAATAACAGAGTTACGTCCCTCCAAGCCCGAGATCTATAACGTTTCTGTAGAtcttgaggaagaaaacaGCGAAGGGTCAAAAATTCGCAAAAAAACTTCGACCGGACAGGTGATCAAGCGCAAATACATCACTTCTCCTGACGAGAAAAACGAGGCCAGGTCAGCGGCCGGCTCGGCTCATAATTCTTTGCTTGTTCCTTGGAGGCTGAGACCTACGACTTCTCCTTGGCCAAAGAACCGGGAGCCTTGGTTGAAATCCCAATACCGCACAGGGATCTGCAATGTGACAATAAGTCCGAGGGGGGCCAGATGGATTGTCGGTGTGGGGGAGGGTATGTCCATATTTatatggaggatgaaagattAA
- a CDS encoding uracil phosphoribosyltransferase: MSKINISNHPLILSKLTQLRLHDLPPKDFREGIRIIGSMLIYEAARDLPLRDVPDLRSPIAPFTGQTIPLRIGLSPILRAGIGLTDAALESFPEATVLHLGLFRDKVSLQAIEYYSKLPSQVTADLVFLLDPLIATGGTAIAALNMLTEWGLDQSQIKIVSVLGSKLGVKNVQDEFPNVEIYIAAIDDELTDKGYISPGLGDAGDKLFNTFAH; the protein is encoded by the exons ATGTCCAAGATCAATATCTCCAATCACCCTCTGATCCTCTCAAAGCTTACCCAGCTAAGGCTTCATGACCTTCCTCCCAAAGACTTTCGTGAGGGAATCAGGATTATTGG ATCAATGCTCATTTACGAAGCGGCTCGTGACCTTCCCTTAAGAGATGTACCTGAT CTTCGATCCCCTATCGCTCCCTTCACAGGCCAAACCATCCCCTTGCGCATTGGCCTCTCTCCCATCTTGCGAGCCGGTATTGGACTAACCGATG CTGCGCTTGAGAGCTTCCCGGAAGCCACTGTGCTCCATCTTGGCCTCTTCCGAGATAAAGTGTCATTGCAAGCTATCGA ATACTATTCAAAGCTCCCCTCTCAGGTCACGGCCGACCTCGTATTCCTCCTTGACC CCTTGATTGCCACTGGAGGGACTGCCATTGCTGCCTTGAACATGCTCACCGAGTGGGGTCTGGACCAATCGCAGATCAAGATCGTTTCAGTCCTCGGCTCAAAATTGGGAGTAAAGAATGTGCAAGATGAATTCCCCAATGTAGAG ATTTATATCGCCGCTATCGATGACGAGCTTACCGACAAAGGCTACATCTCTCCCGGACTCGGTGATGCC GGCGACAAACTGTTCAACACTTTTGCTCATTAG
- a CDS encoding cyclin binding protein, protein MVKSNQPLQIRLTEPVIFLKGPSTGLDFRGRPQAVRQDGQPAMVRGLLTLRLNKPTRIRSITIKLEGKARTEWPEGIGAKRMETCEEHVILLEQATYFDAYRHDNSRSRSTRRALSLGPGVHVNHDDEQIDDDIDLAYVPRDEEPDDWINFGRRDSEERGRNMVRSSSAMPGTHDSSSWHRDGFSRRPSFDNSARSSMLDLASLNLQDRGPSPAYTPTASPPRIHSALPGHISRPSSLRQSASPHLAPSRGPDLSPIASVSPSQNNSERGDSADTDHRRPARHMRNMLSSDAVREEINWKPETPQNGPQTRYDDPIIDASQGEADLGNLPRSILAESQLNSSVTSPHPEVRFQMPETANEAEPQQSEEADEKNKGTTITEPALLTEEATSRMPPFTSAEAQNASSRPPVVGGNRAASIRTFNSNHSASTTSLSSSRENSTNENHPVNSAIQAISSVSTPAQTSPAPSGPPSMRDRSSFDSPEYSRPSSSRPPSIGSSGQRRASDQNLHSLDSRLSSENLRPDRARTTRADSTSTIVENETSRFGARSRTSSRARGHRSNASATPSLTASPNLAHLVPSSSSHEVIDDGRGRKSQKFSLAATLRGLSKDVKERVSHPRGHSKSRTRDKHLRANGMHDSLEGSSSSMLSLPMSRAGSSSALAPSETGRGSFAHGSRHSSVRNDDFVPPHGRGGAGSARRSRSRDRDSSTVRGRDQERSRSRARGRHMGMKVLTDKLGLGEHEEQEKGEDVHNWKEFRKGTYNYPISFPIPVNAPPTIHAEFGSVVYRLKATIVRVGALTSNLTEDMEVTMIATPQEDDLEETENVIVERQWEEQMRYQITLGGKAFPIAGTIPISVRLMPLLKCKIHRLTVALEEKTDYYAQERKVARHETPKRFILLFVKQPDLKERTEPLLPIISDDPNAAEQSPLAEMARQAAMNDPPSDAFDLERDPNDAMYASLMEPTGPWHLEKDLQLPDCSSKIKFTTKHDQTNITVAHWLKVTIRVERGDDEALDSKGRRKQFDIIIETPIKILDCRVNHQHNSLPTYSLTQRNFHSVPGICSIHTGKAIAPIGTARPIALPPNVEASMSTAVPSSMSSAIPGAGPHHHHLLPHRDHRNSESQATHSVTAPALGEGEDTLLERNIVYDRLMSGQLTETGEVPPTYGEAVADAVRERSVSRVRGTDHAPGIGRRGQSGVQGSRSRNRLRD, encoded by the exons ATGGTCAAATCCAACCAGCCACTCCAGATCCGCCTTACCGAGCCAGTCATATTCCTTAAAGGCCCCTCCACAGGTTTGGACTTCCGTGGCAGACCCCAGGCAGTCAGACAAGATGGCCAACCAGCCATGGTCAGAGGCTTGTTAACTCTACGTCTGAACAAGCCCACTAGAATTAGGAGTATCACAATCAAGCTGGAGGGTAAAGCCAGAACAGAATGGCCAGAAG GTATCGGAGCGAAACGGATGGAAACTTGCGAAGAACATGTCATCCTCTTGGAACAAGCCACTTATTTCGATGCCTATCGCCACGATAACTCTCGGTCACGCTCAACCCGTCGAGCATTATCTTTAGGCCCCGGCGTCCACGTCAATCACGATGATGAACAGATCGACGATGACATTGATCTCGCATATGTGCCTCGCGACGAGGAACCTGATGACTGGATCAACTTTGGTCGGCGTGATTCTGAGGAACGGGGAAGGAATATGGTGCGTAGCTCAAGTGCCATGCCTGGAACCCATGATTCCAGTTCTTGGCATCGTGACGGTTTCTCGCGGAGGCCGAGTTTCGACAATTCTGCTCGGAGTAGTATGCTTGATCTAGCCAGCTTAAACTTACAGGACCGGGGACCATCTCCTGCCTATACCCCAACAGCGTCGCCACCTCGCATCCACTCTGCCCTTCCGGGTCACATTTCTCGACCCTCCTCTCTTCGACAGTCTGCATCTCCCCACCTCGCCCCCTCTCGCGGGCCAGATTTGTCCCCTATTGCTTCCGTTTCCCCTTCTCAGAACAACTCTGAGCGAGGAGATAGCGCGGATACGGACCATCGACGACCCGCTCGTCATATGAGAAACATGTTGTCTTCTGATGCCGTGAGGGAAGAGATTAATTGGAAGCCAGAAACCCCTCAAAATGGGCCACAGACTCGATATGATGATCCCATAATAGATGCTTCACAGGGAGAGGCTGATTTGGGAAATCTGCCGAGGTCGATCCTGGCAGAATCTCAGCTAAACTCATCTGTTACTTCGCCACACCCTGAAGTCAGATTTCAAATGCCCGAGACAGCCAACGAAGCAGAGCCGCAGCAATCTGAAGAAGCGGATGAAAAAAATAAAGGCACAACCATCACAGAACCAGCGCTCTTAACAGAAGAGGCAACGTCACGGATGCCTCCATTCACTAGTGCTGAAGCTCAAAATGCATCTTCCAGGCCTCCAGTTGTAGGCGGTAACCGTGCTGCTTCCATCCGCACTTTTAATTCTAATCATTCCGCTTCAACTACCTCCCTGTCATCTTCGCGGGAAAATAGCACCAACGAGAACCATCCCGTCAATTCAGCTATACAAGCTATATCCTCTGTTTCCACCCCTGCACAAACTTCTCCTGCGCCATCTGGCCCTCCTTCCATGCGGGATCGAAGTTCATTCGACAGTCCTGAATATTCTAGACCATCTTCCTCACGACCACCAAGCATCGGTTCCTCAGGCCAGCGTCGTGCTTCTGATCAAAATCTTCacagccttgacagccgTCTCTCTTCAGAAAACCTTCGGCCAGACCGAGCCCGTACAACCCGGGCTGATAGCACTTCTACTATTGTAGAAAACGAAACTTCTCGTTTTGGCGCACGGTCCCGGACGTCTAGCCGCGCTCGTGGACATCGTAGTAATGCGAGCGCCACGCCATCTCTTACCGCTTCACCTAATTTGGCTCATCTTGtgccaagctcaagcagCCATGAGGTAATTGATGACGgtcgaggaagaaagagtcaGAAATTTAGTCTTGCAGCCACCTTGCGCGGCCTTAGTAAGGATGTGAAAGAGCGCGTGTCGCACCCTCGAGGACATTCCAAGTCACGGACCAGAGACAAACATCTCCGCGCTAACGGCATGCATGATTCATTGGAGGGATCTAGCAGCTCAATGTTGTCGCTGCCGATGAGTCGGGCTGGCAGCAGTAGCGCATTAGCTCCGTCGGAGACAGGGCGCGGTTCCTTTGCACATGGAAGCAGACATTCATCTGTAAGGAACGATGACTTTGTTCCCCCGCATGGAAGGGGCGGAGCTGGGTCTGCCAGACGAAGCAGATCGAGGGACAGGGATTCAAGCACAGTGAGAGGCAGGGATCAAgaaagaagcagaagcagagcACGAGGGAGACATATGGGAATGAAAGTATTGACTGATAAGTTGGGTTTGGGAGAACATGAAGAAcaggaaaagggagaagatgtgCATAACTGGAAAGAATTTAGAAAAG GCACGTACAATTATCCCATTTCGTTCCCTATACCCGTCAACGCCCCACCCACCATCCATGCCGAATTCGGGTCTGTCGTCTACCGTTTGAAAGCGACAATTGTCCGCGTTGGTGCTTTGACGTCAAACTTGACGGAAGACATGGAAGTAACGATGATTGCTACGCCCCAAGAAGATGACCTGGAGGAAACGGAGAATGTAATTGTTGAAAGGCAATGGGAGGAACAAATGAGGTATCAGATCACCCTTGGAGGGAAAGCATTCCCCATCGCTGGCACAAT CCCTATCAGTGTCAGGTTGATGCCTTTACTGAAGTGTAAAATTCACCGGTTGACCGTAGCTTTGGAAG AGAAAACGGATTACTATGCTCAAGAACGCAAGGTTGCTCGACATGAGACTCCTAAGCgcttcatccttctctttgtCAAACAACCAGATTTAAAAGAACGTACTGAACCACTTTTACCCATCATTTCAGACGATCCGAACGCCGCTGAGCAGTCGCCTCTTGCGGAGATGGCACGTCAGGCCGCGATGAACGACCCACCATCTGATGCCTTTGACCTCGAGCGCGATCCCAACGATGCTATGTATGCCAGCTTGATGGAGCCAACCGGTCCTTGGCATCTTGAGAAGGATCTTCAGTTGCCCGATTGCTCTTCAAAGATTAAGTTCACCACCAAACATGATCAGACCAATATAACTGTTGCTCATTGGTTGAAGGTGACCATCCgagtggaaagaggagatgatgaggctTTAGACtcgaaaggaagaagaaagcaaTTTGACATTATTAT TGAGACGCCGATAAAGATTCTCGATTGCCGTGTCAATCATCAGCACAATTCCCTGCCTACTTATTCACTTACCCAGCGTAACTTCCACTCAGTTCCTGGCATTTGCTCGATTCACACTGGCAAAGCCATAGCACCCATCGGTACAGCTCGACCTATCGCTCTTCCCCCCAACGTAGAGGCGTCTATGTCTACTGCGGTCCCATCAAGTATGTCGTCTGCCATTCCTGGCGCAGGACCacaccatcatcacctgTTACCTCACAGAGATCACCGAAACAGCGAAAGTCAAGCGACCCATAGTGTTACCGCCCCAGCGCTtggagagggtgaagaCACTCTGTTAGAGCGCAACATTGTTTATGACCGTCTCATGTCAGGACAGTTAACTGAAACTGGGGAGGTTCCGCCCACTTATGGTGAGGCGGTGGCGGACGCCGTGAGAGAGAGAAGCGTGTCCCGCGTCAGAGGAACAGACCATGCCCCAGGCATCGGTAGAAGAGGGCAATCAGGAGTTCAGGGAAGCAGAAGCCGCAACAGGCTCAGAGATTAG
- a CDS encoding cellular nucleic acid-binding protein produces MFGAPRGSSCFKCGQQGHVAAACPAEAPTCYNCGLSGHLSRECPQPKNKACYTCGQEGHLSSACPQGPGAGGFGGASGGGECYRCGKPGHIARMCPESGDAAAGGFGGAGGYGGYGGGAGFGNKSCYTCGGVGHISRECPSGASRGFGGGFGGPRKCYNCGQDGHISRECPQEQGKTCYSCGQPGHIASACPGTGAEAPAA; encoded by the exons ATGTTCGGTGCTCCTCGAGGAAGCTCTTGTTTCAAGTGTGGTCAGC AGGGCCACGTCGCCGCCGCTTGCCCTGCGGAGGCTCCTACCTGCTACAACTGCGGTC TCTCTGGCCACTTGAGCCGTGAATGTCCTCAGCCCAAGAACAAGGCTTGTTACACTTGCGGTCAGGAGGGTCACCTTTCTTCTGCCTGCCCTCAAGGTCCTGGTGCCGGTGGTTTCGGCGGTGCCTCTGGCGGTGGTGAGTGCTACCGATGCGGTAAGCCCGGTCACATT GCCCGAATGTGCCCCGAGTCTGGTGACGCTGCTGCCGGCGGTTTCGGCGGTGCTGGTGGTTACGGCGGTTACGGTGGCGGTGCCGGTTTCGGTAACAAGTCTTGCTAC ACCTGCGGTGGTGTTGGCCACATTTCCAGGGAGTGCCCCTCTGGTGCTTCTCGCGGTTTCGGTGGTGGCTTCGGTGGCCCCCGAAAGTGCTAC AACTGTGGTCAGGACGGTCACATCTCTAGGGAATGCCCTCAGGAGCAGGGCAAGACCTGTTACTCTTGCGGCCAGCCCGGTCACATCGCCTCTGCCTGCCCCGGCACTGGTGCTGAAGCCCCTGCTGCCTAA